tcTGTTTAGTAAGAGAAACCCTGAGTTTTAGCTGGACACGTACTATGCATCTAATGACAATATTTCCGAAACATGCAGCTGGATGAGGTGATACGATTAAATTCTCCCCAGCGGAAAAATGGCAAAAGTAGTGTAAAGGTCcttaaaaaaggaattttttgcTCTCCATTTCCTCTTTCCCCAACCCTGCAGGCTGCAACATAGATATAATCCTGGTGAGTGTGCTTTGTTCATGAGGATGAAGACAACTCATTAGGAGCTGGCGGAAAACAGTGAGGGAACCTGGGCTCATGAAGAACCTCATGGAGCCAGAATCGCCCTGCCAACACTTAACAGCTCACTTCTGGACTGAATGGAGAGAAACCAGTTTCTGTCTTACATTTTAGGGTCTCTTTGGTATAGATGTTCGGCTTGTACTCTCACACAATATGAAAGCAGAAAACTTAGGAAATAGCCTGTCGTCCTTCCTTTCTCATACTCCTTTCATACTTCCTTTCCCAGCTCCCTCATCTCTAAACATACAGTAATAGGTCCAGCTCAATCTCTTTAACCCCTCTTATAACTGTCCCTTCTTCATCAAGCCCACAACAACTGCCCCCATTGAGGGCTGCAGTAGTCTGGACTACATCTGCCTTCCTTTAACTGGTCTTGCCCCCTCCGTTTTGCACGGAGAGGAGTCTCAACAAAACATTCAATCACGTCAAGTCCCTACTTAAAAATTCTCAACGAATTTACACTCTATGCAAAAAAAAGTCAACTCCTTGGGCGTGACATACAGTGACTTCAAGATGTGATGCTTAAGAGCTTTGCCAGCTTGTTCTCATCCCAAGTTTCCCCTCACATCCTAGGATCAGGTCAAAACAAAATACGCTCTGTAACCTGAACATTCCCACCTTTGGAACTGTACTGTCTTTGAAGAGTCTGCCACAGTAGAAATTATAATCCTCATTGAGGTAATTTCCTTACTTGTCTATCTTCCTCAACATTTCCACATTCCCAACTTCATCTATTACAAGTGACTCAATTTGGTTATTCAGAGTCCTAGGTCGCCCAGGAATTATCTACAAGAGATATCAGAAAATACTGCCTTTCCCCTGGGGTTTCTAAGCTGGTAGGATGTGGGTCTGGGGAGTCCTGGCAATCATTTTGGCTGCCATGTGATAAAAATCTAGCCTGACAGATGGTACAGTAGAGACTGCTATTCATACCACAATACCCTTCCTCAGCATTCTACAAGAAGGAACCCTTGAATTTTAATAAGATACATGTTGACCCAGAATAAAGACTACCTTTCTCAAGCACACATATAGGTGTGGACATAAGGTCAAGATCTGGCCAATGTCATGTGACCAGAAGTGATGTGAACAACTTCGCTCACAGGGGTCATGCCCCCgcccccctttccctttctccattCCTCATGGCTGGAATATATACATGAGGGTGAACCAGCTTGGGCCACGTGAACCAGGACAATACCCTAAGGGTAGCAGAATGGGAAAACAGAAAAGCGTGGGTCTCAGGTGACTTCCTAGATCAGGGTCTGCATAACAGATTAGACTTTTATATGAGAAACTTCTATCTTATTAAAACAACTATAGGGTCTCTCTGTACATACCACCACACCTAGATCCTAACTAATGTATGAAGTGAGAGGAAAACATTGCCCCGTGGTATCTTCTCTGTACAAAGAAAGCCATAAGGATATTAAGACTGGATCGGGCTGTGCCTTGAAGTGACAGCCATTGCTATTTGCTCGTTTCCCCAGAATTAAGGGATAGTTTGCCCCCGCGCCGCTGCTATATTCCTGATTAAGACATGGTACTTACAAGCAGCTAAAATTGCTTTGGAGGAGAATGTAAAAGGTTGACTCTGTCACGGAGAGGTGACTGCCCACAGAGTAGCATGGTTTCTGAGAAAATATGCCTCAGGTATGGAGGGGAATGGTATGCAACAATACTGTTCCCTACACCCCGTGTCTTGGATGGTGTTGAGTCCACAggcttaaataaatgaagaacagCAGCTGATGGAACGGATCTGGGTGACAAAATGGCCCAGAGTCAACAAGAGGGCATAAAACGTACTGCCTATCTCGTACTTGAAAACTTGGCAGCTTCTACGAGCACTAtcgtgttttgctttgttttgttaaaaaaatttggtTTGTATATATTTAACAATCTCTATGGTTCTAAAAATACCCTATCAATTAATTCTCTTAGGATTGCTAGTTAGCCATATTTTCTATAAACAATTTTGCTTCCTATACTTTCTTGCTCTATCATATTTGctacaataaatattcttttaaagttACGATGAAAAGATGTTGAAATTTTTAAGCAGGTAAGGGAGAGAtcagaggagaggacagagaaaagtAAAACAGCTAAGAAGCAAGCAACAGATTTTAGGATTTCAAAGACAAGTAAactttcaagggcttccctggtggcgcagtggttaagaatccatctgccaatgcaggggacacaagttcgagccctggtccgggaagatcccacatgccgcagggcaactaagtccgtgcgccacaactactgagcctgagctctagagcccgtgatccacaactactgaagcccacatgcctagaacccgtgctccacaacaagagaagccaccgcagtgagaagcccgtgcaccgcaatgaagagtagcccctgctcacagcaactagagaaagcccgcgcacagcaatgaagacccaacgcagccaaaaataaattaaaaaaaaaaaaaagacaagtaaacTTTCAAGTTTAAGGGACTGACACAGAACTGCAAAGTTTTTATATTTCCAATTCatgaatattaaaacaaattcaattaaataattttagtttaCAACTCAttcattatgttttatattttttcctcatttcagCACAAATTGGTGAAAATGACATCAGGCAAAACACTGGTTTCTAGTTTAATGAGCAGTGAGtagcaaatttatatttttaaattatattttaaatagattccTTATGGGTAGATGCCCTTTTCCAAGCACCTGTTCACCTGCTCATTATGAGATAAAGAACTCTTGCAATTTAGATATCTTGCAATTTAGATATCTAATGAACATCTGTGATGGCCACAGTTTGAAACACCTGGAACCTATAATATACTTTAAATCCTAATATATACACAGCCTTCCTAGACAATATTCATATCACATGTATGTATAACACCTCAAGTTTCAAAGCTTTCATATACACTAGCTCATCTgacccattattttttttaaagtaacatattttatacactttaaaaaaatttatttatttttggctgcgttgggtctttgttcctggtcgcaggctttctctagttgtggcaagcaggggctactcttccttgcagtgtgcgggcttctcattgcagtggcttctcttgttgcggagcacgggctctaggtgcgcgggcttcggtagttgtggcacgtgggctcagtagttgtggctcgcgggctctagagcgcaggctcagtagttgtagcgcatgggcttagttgctccgcggcatgtgggaccttccaggaccagggatcgaatccatgtctcattggcaggcggattcttaaccactgcgccaccaggaaagccctgaccCATTACTTTAAATCGCTTACATTTACTTAACTGTCCTTATGTTAATCATCATGAGGAAATTTGAAATTCACAAGTGTCAACTTTGCCTTTGTTCTGAGGTACCCATTAATATTCACATCCCTTTCAGATGGTAAATGTATATGATTGCTTTAGCTCTATTTTAACAATGCCCTTCCCCCCTTACAAACATTTGAGCAATATATCTTGTGCAAAATGCTAATTCCTTTTTGTTGAAGTGTTCTTGGGACTGTCACAGTGTTCTTACCCTGGGTGTGTGGATGAGCTGCAGAAGTGTCATAACTTCTTTGAAATTATGAAATCATAAACATGTACATTTTTCTGGGGAATGGGTCAaaagctttcatcagattctcaataAGATCCaggtacaaaacagaaaaacaaaacaaaacaaaacaacactgcTCAACTAGAGGAGATAGAAGGACATTAAATTTAATCCTAAACCCAAATTAAGTTATTTGCTAAATTAGtcttatattttatacttttgaaaATACCAATGCTAACtgtttgaatatttaaattatttgaaataatttgggTTCTCTGAGCTTTTCAGACTTCAGGCagacagagacaaaaaataagaTCATTCGAAGTCTTATAAATAGTAAtcctgcaaatgacattatattGAGAATTTGCTAAAATCTGTGTCAATTAATTGTAAAACTGAGACAAAGGCGCTTTCCTGTGATGAAGGGATTTCAACACTGCTACTTGTGTCACTCACTATGTAAGCAAGGGTTTTGTACATTTAGCAGAAACTAAATTAAGAGGTCAGAAGGCCTGGGGTTCTAGTGCCAGTTTTATTTGTAACTAACCATGTACAAAtcacttatctataaaataaaggttAATTAACATCTATTCCCTAATTCACAAACATATCATGAAACCAAAATCCTTTCTAAGAAAAGCTCTTTGTAAACCAATATTTTCCTACTAATTAGCTTATACCTAACTCAGAGGTTGAGAATGACACATTAGAGAATCTGTCTCTTATCAGCTGGTTGCATACCCTAATTCTGTAGATGGATAATGTGGTTGAGACCAGCATTGTCCTATTTTGACcttacaaaacaaaaagctatCAACAAGAAGTTATTGATTAAGAAAAGTCGGTCGAAAAATACTATTAAGATACAGCTTTCCATGTTAAGAGCAGCGCTTGTTGACACCCCTGATATGGGACAAACAAAACTAAAGCATGTTTGCTGTTTTGAAGGAACACATGCTGCTAGGGTGAGAATCTTATTTCACTAAATAATGCTGAACAGAAATGTCCTGTGGACTCTTCAGGTGGCCAATCAAAATGGCTAAGAAAACATTATTTgtgtttttggcttttttaaacccttttctctctccctcccttttcttatTCAAAATTCACACCTCAGTACTCTGCCAGTGTGAAAAAATGTTAGCATTTGGTCACTACAGAATAAACATAGAAGAGGAATTAGCATGTTACTGAACAAAGATTCAAAAAGATAAACTAAGTGGGTATAGAAAAATTTATAGAACATAAGcatctgtatatatacaccattTATCGTGTATATGTATTGTGACAACCATATGTATTAACAGACCCTCAAAAGTAAGCACCTATATGTTCTCGTATTTAACAATGTCAATTTTGTGCAATTTAGTCTCTATTTCTAGACCTTCTCTTATTATGgtgatacaaaacaaacaaaaaacagactggAGCATGGTTCACAGAGAAATATAGGACAGATACAAATAACCTAATAAAATAACCATGTACACCACTGCTTAGGGAAGTATTTTAGAGGAAACATACTTTCACTATTGGCCCCAAACGCTATCATCCACTTATGTTCTTTAACTGCCAACTTTTAATACAAAAATAGCTTCAAGCTGATAATCATTTACAGTGACTTACAAAACTGACAGAAAATTTCAACGCTACATAAAACAATTCTATACACAGCTTAAAGTTTTAAAGTTCTCTTCTGGCACTGGATTTTAGAGTTGATAGACACAATAACTACTACTGATCTCAATAAAACACTGTTTTTAGCTTATACATATTTTCAAAACCAGTATCGACTCACAAAAGTCACTTCCTGCTAAAGAATCCTCTAAGACAAACAGCAAAACTATACAGCCAAAATATTGTAGGAGAGCATATAAACGTTTTAAGACAAGGCATGACCAACGGATAAAAATTTACATTACCCAATCACACGTCCAGTGAAAAAAACAATTGTTCCCCTGATTCAACGAAGCATGTATCagatatagatgaaaaaatatgGCAACTTACCTATTGCTTTTGGTTTAGAAGGGTCTAAATAGTTGGTGATGCTACCAGAATGGGTCTTTTTTAAGATAGAAAAATGGTCATATTTAGcaaatacacattttatattccaaaaataaaaatgaaatttcttttaaaacagtggaatcctgatttttttttttactttctgtgagtGCTTAAGACCATTCTGCATATTATCAAAATGAAATCACTCTTTAATAACCTTAATATATatgtccaatttttttctttgcagaagaGAAGAACACCAAACCAAATTTTAACAAACTGTATTAACTTAGAATCCTAAAAACTGACTATTTGAAAAATTTGGGAAATCTACTACTTTCATTATTCTGAAGGAAGATATAAACCTTCAAAACCCTACCAACAATTTCTAGTCcaattttctatataaaaattaaaaagctaattTCCTCACAAcactaaatagaatttaaaaactaACAAGACTAAATTAGATAATCAAAATATAAACAGTGTAACTAATCAAAACGATTCACTGGTGCAACAAATActtgaacaaagaagaaaaccacCAAGCATTCTAATCAATTATATGGTTCATTGTTTTGCATACTTTAATCTGGACTTTCTGCACAGTATATCATTATATAGTTGATTTCACGGACTGTTTAAACTTTGTAACATGACATTAGCAATTCACACATTACCCTTTCTAAGCCAAATGTGCAGCcctaatcaattttttttttccagaaaaggaCATCTTTTTAAGATATATTCCATAGCAGTAGAAACATCTtagtatttcaaaatatttacaaagaaccCTGCTGATCCTGTGCATTTCGCTGCGGTGCTACCTGTACCCAGACTTCATCATCAGAAAAAGAACTTGAACTTCCTGACTCAGAGTCCAGTTCACTGAATCCATCTAAGTCCCATTCAGTACTAGACTCACTCCGTGCATCATCTTCCTCAGTGATGAAACTCTGACCAGGTTCAAGGCAGGAAGGATAAACACGAGCACAGAGGCAAATAAACCCAGAGTCAAACTGCAAAAGACCTAACATGGTACCTATATTAATCCACTGGTCTTCCCTAGTATCATATTCATACACAGTCACCcggttttttttccattgtggGGTTGTAGAAGTGATGAGGAGCAACTTTTGGCCATGATTAACAATCTGATAGTTGTGGGTCTCAGAGTCCAGGGGAATATTACTAATGCGCCTCCATTCTCCCCTGGCTGGGTTATACACCTTCATGACTGGGATGTCACAGATACAATAGATCTCATCATTGAAGACACAGGCTTCCTGAAAGTCACTGCGTTTAAGAGAAGCACAGTTCAGCCACATATTATGGCTAGGATCGTAGCAGAGCATGCGCTTACTGTTCACAGCATAAAGATAGTTCTGAACCACTATTAGTTCAAAGGAATAGAAGGAATGCGGTACAGGAGCCACTAAGGCCCACTGGTTCCTCTGAACACTGTAGCATTCCACTTCCTTTAATTTAACTCCAGTAATAGGGTCTCGCCCACCCAAAATGTAAATGTAGCCATTGAGGTATGCCACATCCATGCCCTCACGGCAGAGCAGGCGGTCAGCAAGCTGCTGCCAAATATTCTGGGCTGGTTTATACACCCAGAGGTCTTTCCTGGGCTGGGCGGCCAGATAGATGTCATGGTCTGGAGAGACACAGACAGCTGAGGAGGTGACAGTCTTAGTGTGAGCCAAGCTGGTCAAAGGCGATGGCATTGTGTAAATGTCCCCTGAGTATGGGTCATAGCACAGAAAGGGATCTCTGGGATGTCCAAAGAAGATCACCATCTCCTTGGCACACATACCCAGCCTCTGGGGTGGATTTTCTGCCATGGACACAAGAGAGCTGCAGCCACTGCTGCTCTCTGGCTTTGGCACCAGAGACTTGTACAACATGTCACCATACCGCATCTGCAGGGCTCCTTCGATAAGGTCCAGACAGTATTTCCTCACAATGGGCTTGGTCAGCAGCCCTTCCAGGTAATCCTGATCTTCGTCGGTGAAATGTGTCCAGCGGACACACTTGAAGACTTCTGCAGCGCTGGGACCCCGCTCCTTGGGAGCCGCctccaaccactgcaccgccacgTGGCACACTGTCCGCTCACTCTCGACGTCTAGACTGTCCAGGCGCAGGACGGCCAGCAGTTGGGCCAGGGTCAGATCTGCCAGAGACTCCTCCCGAATCGAACCCATGCGGCTGAGCTGCTTGAAGTTGTGGGCTATAAACGACTGGGCCTGTGATCGCAGCTTGTGATGGTCGAAGGCATCGGCGAACTTGAGGATGGCCGTGCAGTTGGCCAGGTCAAGGCGGCGGGCTAGGAAGGAGGCACAGGCTTCACGCACATACTCGAGCTGCAGCATGTCGGAGGCGGCGTACAGGCGCTGCACGTTGGCCTCACTTAATGACACACGACCCGTGTAGCAG
The genomic region above belongs to Pseudorca crassidens isolate mPseCra1 chromosome 18, mPseCra1.hap1, whole genome shotgun sequence and contains:
- the LOC137211028 gene encoding kelch repeat and BTB domain-containing protein 7; the protein is MQSREEAPRSRRLASPRGGRRPKRLSKPSVSAFFTGPEELKDTAHSAALLAQLKSFYDARLLCDVTIEVVTPGSGPGTGRLFSCNRNVLAAACPYFKSMFTGGMYESHQTNVTMHDVDAESFEVLVDYCYTGRVSLSEANVQRLYAASDMLQLEYVREACASFLARRLDLANCTAILKFADAFDHHKLRSQAQSFIAHNFKQLSRMGSIREESLADLTLAQLLAVLRLDSLDVESERTVCHVAVQWLEAAPKERGPSAAEVFKCVRWTHFTDEDQDYLEGLLTKPIVRKYCLDLIEGALQMRYGDMLYKSLVPKPESSSGCSSLVSMAENPPQRLGMCAKEMVIFFGHPRDPFLCYDPYSGDIYTMPSPLTSLAHTKTVTSSAVCVSPDHDIYLAAQPRKDLWVYKPAQNIWQQLADRLLCREGMDVAYLNGYIYILGGRDPITGVKLKEVECYSVQRNQWALVAPVPHSFYSFELIVVQNYLYAVNSKRMLCYDPSHNMWLNCASLKRSDFQEACVFNDEIYCICDIPVMKVYNPARGEWRRISNIPLDSETHNYQIVNHGQKLLLITSTTPQWKKNRVTVYEYDTREDQWINIGTMLGLLQFDSGFICLCARVYPSCLEPGQSFITEEDDARSESSTEWDLDGFSELDSESGSSSSFSDDEVWVQVAPQRNAQDQQGSL